In the genome of Thermodesulfobacteriota bacterium, the window AAAGGGCCGCCGGTCTCCCGGTTGGCCAGCAGCCGCTGGGCAATGGCCGGGCCGACGCCGCGGATCACGGTGAGGGGCAGGCGGATGCCCGGCCCTTCGGGGGCATACTCCAGGCCGCTTTCGTTGACATGGGGCGGCAGGATGGGGATCCCCCGGCGGCGAGCCTCGTTGAGAAGGACAGAGGGTGGATACGACCCCACCTGACCGGCACCCAGGAGGCCGAGGTAGAGGGCCTGGGGGTGGTGGGCCTTGAGCCAGGCGCTCTGGTAGGTGATCTCGGCAAAGGCCACGGCATGTGCCTTGCAGAAGCCGTAGGCGGCAAAGGCTGCCACCTGGGCGAAGACCTCCCGGGCCAGGGACAGGGGATGGCCCTGGGCCTGGGCACCCGCCAGGAAGCGGGCTTCCAGGCTCGCCATCTCGGCGCTGCTCCCTTTCCGGTTCATGGCCCGGCGGAAGGCATCGGCCTCGGCGTAAGAAAAGCCGGCAAAGAGGTGGACGACCCGGAGCACCTGCTCCTGGAAGACGATGACCCCGCAGGTCTCGGCCAGGACCTCCGCCAGAACCGGATGGAAGACGTCGGCCGGCTCCTGGCCATGGCGCCGGGCCACATAGTGCTGCACCATGTTGCCCTCCACCGGGCCGGGCCGGAAAAGGGAGATCTCGGCCACCAGGTCGGTGAAGGAGGAGGGCTGCAACCGGCCGATGAGATGGCGCTGGCCCGGCGACTCCAGCTGGAAGATGCCCAGGGTGTCGGTGCTCTGCAACAGCTCGTAGGTGGCGGCATCGTCCAACGGCAGGCGGCCGAGATCGACCGGGATCCCGTGCTGCCGGAGGATGGCCGCAGCCCGGCCCAGGGCCGAGTGCATGCGCAGGCCTAAAAGATCCAGCTTCATCAGGCCCAGGGCCTCCACGTCGTCCTTGTCCAGCTGGCTCACCGGCAGGCCCTTGGCCGAGGTGGTAAGGGGCGTCCAGTCGGTGATCGCGCCGGGGGCCAGAATCACGCCGCCCAGATGCACCGAGCTCTGGAAGGGCAGACCGCACAGGCGGCTGGCCAGCGCCAAAAGGCGGGGCTCCTGGCGGATGGGCGCCCGGCGCAGCTCGGGCAGGGCCTCCAGGGCGGCGACGAGATCGTAGCCCCGGAGGGACCAGGGCAGGCAGTCGGCCAGCCGGCCGATGGCGGCCAAAGGGTAGCCCAGGGCCCGGGCCACCAGGCGCACGGCGCTCCGGGGTCGCAGGCAGTGGATGGTGGCCACCATCGCCGCCTGGCCCGGCAGGCGGGCCATGACCCAGGAGAGCACCTCGTCCCGCCGCTCGGAATCGAAATCGATGTCGATGTCCGGCAGATCCGGCCGGCCCTCGTTCATGAAGCGCTCGAAAAGAAGGCCGTGGCGGATGGGATCCGGGCCGCCCAAAAGGAGATGCACCAGGAGGGAGCCGGCGGCCGAGCCCCGGATGCTGCTCCTGATCCCGGCCTTCCGGGCAAAGGCCACCACCTCCTGCACCAGAAGAAAGAAATCCGCCAGGCCCCGGCCGCTGACCTGGGCCAGCTCGTGGGCCAGCTGCCGCAGATAGACGGGGGACACCGGCCGCTGGCAGCGGGCCAGGGCGACAAGGCCCTGCCGGGCCAGGATCGTATCACCGGGGCGGGCGCTCCCGTCCCTGGCGGGATATGAAGGTGGATGGCGGCGGCCCAGAGGCAGAACCGGCTCCTGGCAGCGCTCGGCCACCAGCCGGGTATTGGCGAGGGCCGCCGGCACCGGCACCGCCTCGGCCATGGCAGCGCCGGAGCGCAGGAAGAAGCGGTCATTGGGCAGCGGCGTCACGGCCCGGTGGTGGTACCGCTCCTGGACTGCCACCAGGGTCAGGTGCAGGGAAAGGTCGGCCGGGGTGAGAAAGGCGACGCTGTTGGTGGCCACCACCGGCAGATCCAGGTCCCGGGCCAGCTCCAGAAAGACCTGCCCAAGAAAGCCGTCCTCGGGCAGGCCATGATCCTCCAGGGCCAGGAAGAGCTGCAGATCCTGGTCGAACAGCCGGCGCAGCCGCACAAGGGCGGCCCGGACCGGGTGCCAGCCCCCGGCCAAGAGCTGCCGCCGCCAGGGGGAGGGCCAGCCCCCCACCAGGCCGATGAGGTCCCGGCCCTCGGCCAGAAGGAGGGGATCCAGGGGGACGATCCGCCGCTCCTGGCTGTGGGCCGCGGAGACGAGGCGGCAGAGCTGGCCAAAGCCGGCCCGGTTCCGGGCCAAGAGGGTGATCCAGGAGCCGTCGGCCAGGGGCAGGCGGCTGCCGACGATGGGCTGGATGCCGGCCCCCTCGGCGGCCCGGCAGAAACGGACCGCGCCGGGCAGGCCCAGGAGGTCGGTGAGGGCCACCGCCGGCTGCCCCAAAGCCTGAGCTGCCGCCACCAGGGCCTCCGGAGTGAAGGTCCCCCAGAGGAAGGAAAAAGCGCTCTGGACCTCCAGGTGGACGAAAGGATCCATGGGCAGCGGCCCCTCCCCGCGCTACGGGGCCGCTCAGGAGTGCCGGATGAGGCCTACCAGCCGGCCGAGGATCCGGACCTTCTCCTGCGCCTCGGCCGTGAAGATCAGGTCGGGGTAGAGGGGGTTGGCGGCCTGGAGGCGGATGGTCTCGCCCTGGCGGCGGAAAAACTTGAGGGTGGCCTCGGTGAGAAGATCGTCGATGAGCACCGCCACGATCTCGCCGTCGGCGGCATCTTCCTGGGGCCGGAGGATCGCCAGGTCACCGTCGGCGATATGGACGCCGATCATGGAGTCGCCCTGGACCCGCAGGGCGAAGCAGTCCTGGCAGCCGAAGAGGCGGGGATCCACCGGCAGGCCCTCGTCGCGGTCCTCCAGGGCCTCCCGGGGAGGGCCGGCGGCGATGCGGCCCAGAAGCGGAATCGCCGGCCGGGCCGGACCGGCCATCAGCCGCCAGGAGCGCTTCTTGCCGGCCTGGCTGGCCAGATGCCCCTTGGCCACCAGGGCCTGGAGGATGCGGTGCACGCCGGCCAGGCCCCGCAGGCCGAAATGCTCGGCGATCTCCCGCACCGAGGGGGCGATGCCGGTCTCCTCCTGATGACGCCGGATGAAGGTCAGAACACTCTGCTGCCGGGGGGTGAGATCCATGGCCCCATCATGGTGAACATTTGTTCACCTGTCAAGGGCTTGGCCCCATGAGACTTGCAGGACCAGCAGGTGGCCGGAATCTGGTCCTTGACCGGACCATGTTCCTGACCTAGAATCGAGGCATGATCACCCTCAATATCCACGAGGCCAAGGCCACCCTCTCTGCCTGTCTGGCCAGGGTCAGCAGCGGCGAGACAGTCATTCTCTGCAAGCGCAACCAGCCCATCGCCGAGATTCGCCCGCTTCGCAAGAAGCTCCGGAAGAGGCGGCCCATCGGACTCGCGCGGCAGGAGTTCCCGGATTTCACCGTCGACAAGGCCTTCTTCGAGCCGCTTCCCGAGGATCTCACCGACGCCTTTCTTGGTGAGGGCCCGTGAACATCCTGCTGGATACGTGCACCTTCCTGTGGCTCATCGCCGACAGCCCGGAGCTTTCCGGCCCAGCTCGGGAGGTCTTTGCGGACCCGGAGAACGAGGTCTATCTGAGCGTCGCCTCCTGTTGGGAGATCGTGGTCAAGTGGTCCATGGGGAGGCTTGCCCTGCCCGAGGAGCCCGGACGATTCCTGCCCAGACAGCGGCACCAGCATGAAATCGAGCCGCTGGCCCTGGTCGAAGAGGCCACCTGGCATCTCCCCAAGCTGCCGCTGCTGCACAAGGATCCTTTTGACCGGATCCTCATCTGCCAGGCCATCGAGCACTCCCTGATCCTCCTGACCCCGGACCCTCTCATCACCCAGTATCCGGTGCGGACCCTCTGGCCAAGCTGAGGACTCCCGGCCCCCTCACCCGCTCCGGTCCTGCCGGGAGGGGCAGCAGCCGGACGGGCGCTGCTCGCAGGCGCCCTGGCTGCAGGCGCAGCCCCGCTCCCGCCCCCGCACCACCCGCCACAGCCAGCGGCCGGCAAAGAAGAAAGCCAGCATCCCGATGAGCACCACGGTGAGCGTTTCCATACGAGGTCTCCTTGGCCTCAGGTCGTGACCAGGCCATAGCCCAGGGCAACCAGCACGATGCTGGCGGCCCGGAAGACCTGGCCATAGAGCACCAGCCGGCCGGCCAGGGCCGGCGAAAAGATCCCGGAGTAGTACGGCAGCTGGTGCCGCAAGGCCCGCATGGGGGAGGACAGGATGTTGCCCACCAGGAGGGCCAGCACCACCTGCCGCTCGGGCAGGGCCGCGCCCTGCAAAAGCGCGCCGGCCGCCGCCAGGCTGGCACCGATCTCGGCCGCCAGATGGAAGATGACGATGCCGACCGCCTCCGGCTGCAGGAAGCTCGACCCGCTCACCGCCCGGCCCATCTGCCCTTCCAGCCAGGCAAAGAAGCCCAGGCGCTGCAGGGCAAAGAAGGCCGAGTAGATGGGGATCGTCCAGACCAGCACCCGGCCGATGCGCTGCCGGAAGCGCTGCCAGCTCCGGCGGCCGATCTCCCGCCAGCTCCGGGACGGCTCGCCCGCCAGCTGGCAGGCCAGGCACAGATCCGGTCCGGCGGGCAGCAGCAGGCGGCCGGCCAGGACGACACCGGCGGTGCGCAGGCCTGCGGCCAGCAAGGTGAGCCCCACATAGATGAAGGCGGTACGGCCCAGGAGAGGCAAGGCCACGAAGAACAGGGTCGGCAGGTGGAGAAAATAGGTGGGCAGGCTGTTGAGCAGGTTGGCCAGGACCAGCTCCCGGCGGCTCAGGCGGCCCTGGTCATGGGCCTCGGCCAGGAGGCTGTTGGCGGCGATGCTGGAGAAGAAGGCCAGGGAGAAGCTGGCACCGGTGGTTTCCGACAGGCGGCCGAAGCGGATGAAGGGGGTGGCGAGCCGGGCCACGCCGTGGGTCCAGTTGGCCGCCTCGATGACGTTGGCCACCAGGAGGCCGGCGGCCACCGAGATCAGCAGCCGGCCAAGAGGCGCCACCAGGCCATGCGCCCAGGCTGCCAGCTGTTCCTCCACCATGCCCCTCCTCCCGGTCGGTCCGTTGCCAGCGCCGGACGGCGACCCGCGGCGGCCCGGCTCATGCCGGCCTCTTCCGCCGGCCGATGCCTAACCGTACCGCCGAAAGGGGCCAGGGTCAAAGGCCCGAGCCGCGGCACCGGCCGGGGGCTTGGCATTGACGCTGGGGGTGCCCTTTCAGTATCCTGTGTTCAACTCCACGGAAACAACGACCATTTTCACCCCAGGCGGACCACACCATGACCCAGACGAAAGGCAAGGATGTGGATATCGAGCAGCAGATCAGCTTCCTCAAGCGGATCCAGTTCTTCCACAACTTCGACGACTCGGAGCTCAAGCAGTTCCTGGTCGTCAGCCGCTGGCTCAAGGTGCCCAAGGACACGGTGATCATTCGGGAGAACACCGTGGAGCGGGTCTTCTACATCCTGGTCCGGGGCACGGTCTCGGTGTGCAAAGGCCTGGAAGGTAGCCAGGAGTCCATTGAGCTGACCAGCCTGTCCACCGGCGACTGCTTCGGGGAGATGGCCCTGGTCGGCGAGACCAGGCGTACCGCGGCGGTGGTCGCCACCTCCGATTCCTACATCCTGCGGGTGGAGCCGGACATCATCAGCAAGTCCTCCGTCTTTCTGCAGCTCAAGTTCTACAAGCGCTTCTGCGAGATCCTGGTGGCGCGGCTGATCCTGGCCAACGCCCAGATGGTCCGCCAGCAGACCGCGCCCCGGGAGGTGCCGCACCGGCGCCTGCCCCCGGAGCCGGAAGAGGAGATAGCCGAGCCTCTGGCGACCCCGCCCGGGGAGGGCACCCTGGCCCAGATCGACACCACGGCCACCATCCCGGAGCTGCCGCCGAAAAAGGAGTGGAGCTTCCGGG includes:
- a CDS encoding DNA polymerase III subunit alpha: MDPFVHLEVQSAFSFLWGTFTPEALVAAAQALGQPAVALTDLLGLPGAVRFCRAAEGAGIQPIVGSRLPLADGSWITLLARNRAGFGQLCRLVSAAHSQERRIVPLDPLLLAEGRDLIGLVGGWPSPWRRQLLAGGWHPVRAALVRLRRLFDQDLQLFLALEDHGLPEDGFLGQVFLELARDLDLPVVATNSVAFLTPADLSLHLTLVAVQERYHHRAVTPLPNDRFFLRSGAAMAEAVPVPAALANTRLVAERCQEPVLPLGRRHPPSYPARDGSARPGDTILARQGLVALARCQRPVSPVYLRQLAHELAQVSGRGLADFFLLVQEVVAFARKAGIRSSIRGSAAGSLLVHLLLGGPDPIRHGLLFERFMNEGRPDLPDIDIDFDSERRDEVLSWVMARLPGQAAMVATIHCLRPRSAVRLVARALGYPLAAIGRLADCLPWSLRGYDLVAALEALPELRRAPIRQEPRLLALASRLCGLPFQSSVHLGGVILAPGAITDWTPLTTSAKGLPVSQLDKDDVEALGLMKLDLLGLRMHSALGRAAAILRQHGIPVDLGRLPLDDAATYELLQSTDTLGIFQLESPGQRHLIGRLQPSSFTDLVAEISLFRPGPVEGNMVQHYVARRHGQEPADVFHPVLAEVLAETCGVIVFQEQVLRVVHLFAGFSYAEADAFRRAMNRKGSSAEMASLEARFLAGAQAQGHPLSLAREVFAQVAAFAAYGFCKAHAVAFAEITYQSAWLKAHHPQALYLGLLGAGQVGSYPPSVLLNEARRRGIPILPPHVNESGLEYAPEGPGIRLPLTVIRGVGPAIAQRLLANRETGGPFGNLEDLQQRLALPARLLATLARAGALAGLQKEARSPVAPRSLGTAGPRPLAAAGGGEGWR
- the lexA gene encoding transcriptional repressor LexA, whose product is MDLTPRQQSVLTFIRRHQEETGIAPSVREIAEHFGLRGLAGVHRILQALVAKGHLASQAGKKRSWRLMAGPARPAIPLLGRIAAGPPREALEDRDEGLPVDPRLFGCQDCFALRVQGDSMIGVHIADGDLAILRPQEDAADGEIVAVLIDDLLTEATLKFFRRQGETIRLQAANPLYPDLIFTAEAQEKVRILGRLVGLIRHS
- a CDS encoding type II toxin-antitoxin system Phd/YefM family antitoxin, translated to MITLNIHEAKATLSACLARVSSGETVILCKRNQPIAEIRPLRKKLRKRRPIGLARQEFPDFTVDKAFFEPLPEDLTDAFLGEGP
- a CDS encoding type II toxin-antitoxin system VapC family toxin, with the protein product MNILLDTCTFLWLIADSPELSGPAREVFADPENEVYLSVASCWEIVVKWSMGRLALPEEPGRFLPRQRHQHEIEPLALVEEATWHLPKLPLLHKDPFDRILICQAIEHSLILLTPDPLITQYPVRTLWPS